A stretch of Chroogloeocystis siderophila 5.2 s.c.1 DNA encodes these proteins:
- a CDS encoding MFS transporter yields the protein MNVFQTLDPQPRRNLQILFVAGLLFWSSLASLLPTLPLYISDIGGTPQQIGIVMGSFAIGLLTMRPWLAQLADLRSRKLVLIMALSAVALAPLGYLMVKSLWLLTIIRAFHGISIAAYSSGYTTLVADIAPAKSRGEIIGYMSLVNPIGMALGPALGGYLQASIGYTALFLLSAGLGILGILFASQVSNPVADLHKLQATDNRFWQLLCSPRIRTLALVLLLVGLAFGTLSTFVPLYIKSVGADFNVGLFYTAAAIASFIIRIPTGRASDRYGRGLFVTISLIFYTVSMSLLWLANGATVFLIAGFVEGLGAGILIPMVATVVADRTLPQERGRMFGLCMVGFDVGIAIAGPVLGAIAQQVGYRHLFGLAASLTALAIVVFLTQSSKDIPHSLRFALGKGRDVYALR from the coding sequence TTGAACGTTTTTCAGACGCTTGATCCTCAACCGCGCCGTAACTTGCAAATTCTCTTTGTTGCGGGTTTATTGTTTTGGTCGAGTTTGGCTTCGTTGTTGCCAACGTTACCACTTTATATCAGCGATATTGGTGGGACACCGCAGCAGATTGGCATTGTCATGGGAAGTTTTGCGATTGGGCTGTTAACTATGCGCCCCTGGTTGGCACAATTGGCAGACTTGCGCAGTCGCAAATTGGTGTTAATTATGGCGCTAAGTGCGGTTGCTTTAGCCCCGTTGGGTTACTTGATGGTGAAATCCTTATGGTTATTGACGATTATTCGGGCGTTTCACGGAATTAGTATTGCAGCTTATTCGAGTGGTTATACAACTTTAGTCGCGGATATCGCCCCAGCCAAAAGTCGCGGCGAAATTATCGGTTACATGAGTTTGGTAAATCCGATAGGTATGGCGTTGGGACCTGCTTTAGGTGGTTATTTACAAGCGAGTATCGGTTACACGGCTTTATTTTTGTTATCGGCTGGCTTGGGAATATTGGGGATATTATTTGCATCTCAAGTTTCTAACCCAGTCGCTGATTTACACAAACTTCAAGCAACAGATAACCGCTTTTGGCAACTCTTGTGTAGTCCGCGAATTCGGACTTTGGCGCTGGTGTTGCTGTTAGTTGGGCTAGCATTTGGCACTTTGAGTACGTTTGTGCCTTTGTACATTAAATCTGTAGGTGCCGATTTTAATGTCGGTTTATTTTACACCGCAGCGGCGATCGCCAGTTTTATCATCCGCATTCCGACAGGCAGGGCAAGTGATCGCTACGGACGTGGTTTGTTTGTTACGATTAGCTTAATTTTTTACACCGTATCAATGTCGCTGTTGTGGCTAGCCAACGGCGCTACTGTGTTTTTAATCGCTGGCTTTGTGGAAGGATTGGGGGCTGGTATCTTAATTCCGATGGTGGCTACCGTAGTCGCTGATCGCACGTTACCACAAGAACGCGGACGAATGTTTGGTTTGTGTATGGTGGGGTTTGATGTCGGAATTGCGATCGCAGGGCCTGTTTTGGGGGCGATCGCGCAGCAAGTTGGTTATCGTCATCTTTTTGGCTTGGCGGCTAGCTTGACGGCGCTGGCGATCGTCGTTTTCCTCACGCAATCAAGTAAAGACATCCCACATTCCCTACGCTTTGCACTCGGTAAAGGTAGAGATGTTTATGCATTAAGGTAA
- the moaC gene encoding cyclic pyranopterin monophosphate synthase MoaC, which yields MTQISQNSSNLTHLDNQGQAQMVDVSHKTATVREAVAAASVRMLSETFATIQAGNAPKGDVLGTARLAGIMAAKQTSNLIPLCHPLPLHKVKVQIEPDSHLPGYQITALVKTKAETGVEMEALTAVSVAALTLYDMAKALEKSISIEAIRLVSKSGGKSGDYHQAE from the coding sequence ATGACACAAATTTCGCAAAATTCCTCTAACTTGACGCATTTGGATAACCAGGGACAAGCCCAAATGGTTGATGTTTCGCACAAAACGGCGACTGTGCGCGAAGCTGTTGCGGCGGCGAGTGTGCGAATGTTGAGCGAAACTTTTGCCACAATTCAAGCAGGAAATGCCCCTAAAGGTGATGTTTTGGGGACTGCAAGACTTGCGGGAATTATGGCGGCTAAACAGACATCAAATTTAATTCCGTTATGTCACCCTTTACCGTTACACAAAGTCAAAGTACAGATTGAGCCAGATTCACACTTACCTGGTTATCAAATTACTGCGTTAGTTAAAACTAAAGCGGAAACGGGTGTAGAAATGGAAGCGTTAACAGCGGTGTCTGTTGCAGCATTAACTTTGTACGACATGGCAAAAGCTTTAGAAAAGTCGATTTCGATTGAAGCAATTCGCTTAGTGAGTAAATCCGGTGGTAAGTCTGGAGATTATCATCAAGCTGAGTAG
- a CDS encoding arsenic resistance protein has protein sequence MTLFDKVQPFLVLLSILIGLVLAQAVWFSDVASTIIVPLLGIMLYATFLPLPLQRFGRVLRNFKVTLASLLVNFLWTPLFAWGLGAVFLQGSPDLRVGLLMLMVTPCTDWYIVFTGVAGGDVALATALLPLNLILQILLLPAYLFVFAETLVELNPIDLLESMVWVLLIPLFLAIISRQFVFWWKGNIWFEQTIAKITVVQVISLNLAIVAIFASEGGTLLQRPELLFLLFVPVSLFFVTNFLLAQWVGRCLRFSYEELACFSCTTLARNSPLSLAIAVSTFPHRPLIALTLVIGPLIELPIMVFISQLLLRIRRRGQWK, from the coding sequence ATGACGTTGTTCGATAAAGTCCAACCGTTTTTAGTACTGCTATCGATTTTAATCGGGCTAGTACTAGCTCAGGCAGTATGGTTTAGTGATGTAGCCTCAACAATCATTGTACCGCTGCTGGGAATCATGTTGTACGCAACGTTTTTGCCACTGCCTTTGCAACGATTCGGACGAGTGTTGCGCAACTTTAAGGTGACACTTGCAAGCTTACTCGTTAACTTTCTCTGGACACCTCTTTTTGCTTGGGGGTTGGGTGCTGTGTTTCTGCAAGGTAGCCCTGATTTACGAGTTGGGTTACTGATGCTAATGGTTACTCCTTGTACAGATTGGTATATTGTTTTTACGGGAGTTGCAGGCGGAGATGTCGCTTTGGCAACTGCTTTATTACCATTAAACTTGATATTGCAAATCCTGCTACTTCCAGCTTATCTATTCGTTTTTGCAGAAACGTTGGTTGAGTTAAACCCTATCGACCTTTTAGAAAGTATGGTTTGGGTATTACTTATTCCTTTATTTTTAGCCATTATTTCGCGACAATTTGTTTTCTGGTGGAAAGGCAATATTTGGTTTGAGCAAACAATTGCAAAAATTACAGTAGTGCAAGTTATTAGCCTTAATCTAGCGATTGTTGCTATTTTTGCATCTGAGGGAGGTACACTTTTACAGCGCCCAGAATTACTATTTTTGCTTTTTGTGCCTGTTTCTTTGTTTTTTGTGACAAATTTTCTGCTGGCGCAATGGGTTGGACGTTGCTTGCGTTTTTCCTATGAAGAGTTAGCTTGTTTTAGCTGCACTACTTTAGCTCGTAACTCTCCGTTGTCTTTGGCGATCGCTGTTTCTACATTTCCCCATCGACCTTTAATTGCTCTAACATTAGTCATTGGTCCATTAATTGAGTTACCCATCATGGTTTTCATTTCTCAATTACTGTTGCGAATTCGACGACGAGGACAATGGAAATGA
- a CDS encoding glucose 1-dehydrogenase, with protein sequence MSSMNGKVAIVTGGSSGIGKATAIAFAKAGAKVVVAARRTLEGEDTILQIQQAGGEGLFVKTDVTQAQKVEALVNTTIETYTRLDFAFNNAGSGKAIPLIEMSEEDWEAEIAVNLKSIWLCMKYQIPAMMKLGTGAIVNVSSQGALVGVANYSAYGAAKGGVISLSRAAAAEYAEQKIRINTISPGAVKTDLWAEAPPSMLEQVASGIPLQRIGEPNDIAQAAVWLCSDAASFITGHNLVIDGGYTAVQ encoded by the coding sequence ATGTCTTCCATGAATGGAAAAGTTGCGATTGTGACAGGTGGTAGTTCTGGTATTGGTAAAGCAACAGCGATCGCCTTTGCTAAAGCAGGTGCAAAAGTAGTTGTTGCAGCGCGGCGCACTTTAGAAGGCGAAGATACAATTCTACAAATTCAACAAGCGGGTGGTGAAGGACTTTTTGTCAAAACAGATGTAACGCAAGCACAAAAAGTAGAAGCCCTAGTTAATACCACGATCGAGACATACACTCGCCTTGATTTTGCCTTCAACAATGCAGGTTCCGGTAAAGCGATTCCTTTAATTGAAATGTCTGAAGAAGACTGGGAAGCAGAAATAGCTGTCAATCTTAAGTCAATTTGGCTATGTATGAAATACCAGATTCCTGCAATGATGAAATTAGGAACTGGAGCGATTGTTAATGTTTCCTCACAAGGGGCGCTAGTTGGTGTTGCTAACTACTCTGCATACGGAGCCGCTAAAGGTGGTGTAATATCGCTCTCGCGTGCAGCCGCAGCAGAATATGCTGAACAAAAGATTCGTATTAATACGATAAGTCCTGGTGCTGTAAAAACAGATTTATGGGCAGAAGCACCGCCAAGCATGCTTGAACAAGTAGCATCTGGCATTCCACTACAACGAATTGGCGAACCTAACGATATTGCACAAGCAGCAGTTTGGTTATGTTCTGATGCAGCCTCATTTATTACTGGACACAACCTTGTTATTGACGGTGGATATACAGCAGTGCAATAA
- a CDS encoding DUF29 domain-containing protein yields the protein MINNLYDIDFYAWTQQQAKLLRDRQWHELDLPNLIEEIECLGKQQRQELRNRLSILIGHLLKWEYQPQKRIRSWLSTIRVQRMDLNDILQENPSLKSYLEEALHKAYQKGIELAVGETNLPNKTFPVECTYTLEEILSDSFFPGEPYSQE from the coding sequence ATGATCAACAATCTCTACGATATCGATTTTTATGCCTGGACTCAACAACAAGCGAAGTTACTGCGCGATCGCCAATGGCACGAACTTGATTTGCCAAATTTAATTGAGGAAATTGAGTGTTTGGGAAAACAACAACGTCAGGAATTACGAAACCGATTGAGTATTTTAATCGGACATTTACTTAAATGGGAATATCAGCCTCAAAAGCGCATTCGTAGTTGGTTAAGTACAATCCGAGTGCAGCGGATGGATCTTAACGACATATTACAGGAAAATCCTAGCCTGAAATCGTACCTTGAAGAAGCATTACACAAAGCATATCAAAAAGGCATCGAGCTAGCTGTAGGAGAAACCAATCTACCTAACAAAACTTTTCCGGTTGAGTGTACTTATACCTTAGAGGAAATATTGAGCGATTCCTTTTTCCCTGGCGAACCATATTCGCAAGAGTAA
- a CDS encoding AraC family transcriptional regulator, translating into MKNNVRSLPSIHNLPPLSTLTQQWEGITVEYSCMNAIGEFDFAMPKNTISVAFVPHNRVTWSVDGASTQTTALPPGSVFLYCEHDFVWHYREQISEYINITLDQQLLNQVAVENGVSTPVEIEHRVIFPDNTILYIAQLLKAEIFNEGLAGKIYTESLRNLLMIHLLRNYNRVWVKPQSGNKLLDTIKLKQVKDFIEEKLAENITIADMAAVVHISQFHFARAFKTATGESPHRYLTQRRIERAKVLLSVTRLAIAEVAYRVGFYNQSHFTAQFRKLTGVTPKQYRDCL; encoded by the coding sequence ATGAAAAATAATGTACGATCGCTACCAAGTATACATAACTTGCCACCTTTATCAACGCTGACTCAACAATGGGAAGGTATCACCGTTGAATATAGTTGCATGAATGCGATTGGTGAATTTGATTTTGCCATGCCTAAGAACACAATTAGTGTTGCGTTTGTACCACACAATCGCGTCACTTGGTCAGTTGATGGTGCTTCAACTCAAACTACAGCTTTACCACCAGGCAGTGTGTTTCTCTATTGTGAACATGATTTTGTTTGGCACTATCGAGAACAAATTAGTGAATACATCAACATCACACTTGATCAACAATTACTTAATCAAGTTGCCGTAGAAAATGGTGTATCCACTCCTGTTGAGATTGAACACCGCGTCATTTTTCCTGACAATACTATTCTTTATATAGCGCAATTACTCAAAGCAGAAATTTTCAATGAAGGATTAGCTGGAAAAATTTACACTGAGTCACTCAGAAATTTGTTGATGATCCATCTACTACGCAACTACAATCGCGTGTGGGTAAAACCTCAATCAGGAAATAAACTACTAGATACAATCAAACTCAAGCAAGTTAAAGATTTTATTGAAGAAAAATTGGCAGAAAATATCACAATTGCTGATATGGCGGCTGTTGTTCATATTAGTCAATTTCATTTTGCCCGTGCTTTTAAAACTGCAACCGGAGAATCACCCCATCGTTATTTAACACAAAGACGTATCGAACGCGCTAAAGTTCTGCTATCTGTAACGCGGCTGGCGATTGCAGAAGTAGCCTATCGTGTTGGTTTCTATAACCAAAGTCACTTCACTGCACAATTTCGCAAACTCACTGGAGTTACACCAAAACAATATCGCGACTGTTTATAA
- a CDS encoding 2TM domain-containing protein, which yields MPPRWPRKPDRRDPAYRRLDDRMNFAMHVAIFAVTNSGLWFFYNLKSITWTWLPWLTASWLVVLLVHLIYISAIADYSESKTQKST from the coding sequence ATGCCTCCTCGTTGGCCGCGTAAACCTGATCGCCGCGATCCAGCGTATCGTCGCTTGGACGATCGCATGAATTTTGCAATGCACGTCGCGATTTTTGCTGTAACAAATTCTGGATTGTGGTTCTTCTACAACCTTAAGTCTATTACTTGGACTTGGCTACCTTGGTTAACAGCAAGTTGGTTAGTAGTATTACTGGTGCATTTAATTTATATTTCGGCGATCGCAGATTATTCTGAGTCAAAAACACAAAAGTCTACTTAA
- a CDS encoding DUF3181 family protein, producing MANQSTTEILEALASEIGENVYIDVAKWHLYLSDAKLHKVLAEKFYPLLSANSVNEDEVLDILKNMSIKIGGGRREIPLIDLLPMQCQVNLIDIVEKYQSRF from the coding sequence ATGGCTAACCAAAGTACGACAGAAATCCTCGAAGCGCTAGCATCAGAAATTGGCGAAAATGTCTATATTGATGTTGCTAAATGGCATCTCTACCTTTCTGATGCCAAGTTGCACAAAGTATTAGCAGAAAAGTTTTATCCGCTACTTTCGGCTAATTCTGTTAATGAAGACGAAGTTTTAGACATATTAAAAAATATGTCAATTAAGATTGGTGGAGGGAGAAGAGAAATTCCTTTAATCGATTTATTACCGATGCAATGTCAAGTTAACTTAATTGATATTGTGGAGAAGTATCAAAGTCGATTTTAA